Proteins from one Leptonema illini DSM 21528 genomic window:
- a CDS encoding tubulin-like doman-containing protein, whose translation MGENLFHQSAVRVLKDDLPMVRKSLILGLGGSGMKGILSGRNYIEKNMPAEARRYLRWIGIDTTDIGTSIEGKGGSYRFPGDQQFYQDDQRMLYIGTPTPADLSIEYLRKLRTEDPAYRWLPDPDVFNISTRSGQGANQTRALGRLAFFHNFEKIRNTLIKEKEMLESLSNDPKYFRLMDVQEQSQPEVMRVVIRPEAGRNRYYIDEQIPRHHDVLKLTMDEQMRSILCPHLPPEEVHLGIFPRDEQGSYFEISPERAPKEMVFELRHAPRAGQISIFITGSVVGGTGNGMILDMAALIRDIFKDTWPQPKIYGVIVLPSAFKRVVYNRNARANAYAALKEFDYFMSGNPFQAIYPGGHTIRFEDRIFNDGMLYLLDVENLSGNVLQDRDQVQELTGQFIYTFVASTAGGAIEERMVNDSTRTNIYYPLEGAEPKRRASYNSFGISRVMYPAPQMRDIGFRLVSMKVIRSFYSPVNVELLKETFGDLSRGLVRALRLNAKLIFQRMYPDYRMDWQAEFNPYRDRLARALQKKDANEVYSILELLNRDYGRGEMENHKSRMLRRMESRWKLELEKAEQVMRDMVATVTKDPKRGFLFCQELTKQIFQRLESYQAHYYKCRVGLQFYADSEISKLLGELEQKTDAQKAEAVYQMIRTNHLQLMHETMLQASEEFIRDMKSVLYRLRNELLNPLDEKLRLLSRRFEEEVQSLHFELLQKINPLFFYLVNKDEIKNFVNRYFAARISVDDLCNEVDFLAMDRGDDTFQIVQTWLIGKKGIAVLELSEDELNAMIQSEAGADILDKKPDEARDILYNAEKASLQIDEATMTEIEIETLRLGLYKIIRKRFEGFNFESISIEKVLSDRKIPLKNLLEKLDGFSRPYITVDASGLKAMEYYRTISRFAINVFEEGDTIPEKSKNDLPSRMDHYLKRQQAELDISVECFELPNLCKPYEIMSVGIGLGLPLYRMPSLKDSEADYHAVIAERAHPLHIFNDAEFDAKYFPDPFRWKNYINPAQLWKGLVHYELVVKNAAGAYEYDATLHDDLRRITSGSQYRKSVEGAFSQIEQSGGVKSMDAATFAKALASLGYLKKNSSGQIGFRKDYDRVIRDILDGDGTGDRATAAGLSKEAYIEKHIPSPVFASIAELVKWTLQQTSVQKFLMHNMERIQRETAGNEITGAAINVPDARLAEVKLPVYRDEIDFYDYFQAEGSLEWQNYLKGKIVERIDAIVRRYRKAEDPTLPDRAKIDQYLVENAERIPFVAAWEVRVNHRVIR comes from the coding sequence ATGGGCGAGAATCTCTTTCATCAATCGGCCGTTCGCGTTCTCAAAGACGACCTGCCCATGGTCCGAAAATCGCTCATCCTGGGCCTTGGCGGCTCGGGCATGAAAGGCATACTGTCGGGACGTAACTATATCGAAAAGAATATGCCCGCCGAGGCGCGGCGTTATCTGCGCTGGATCGGCATCGATACGACCGACATCGGCACAAGCATCGAGGGCAAAGGCGGCAGCTATCGCTTTCCGGGCGATCAGCAGTTCTATCAGGACGATCAGCGTATGCTGTACATCGGCACGCCGACGCCGGCCGATCTTTCCATCGAGTATCTGCGAAAGCTGCGAACGGAAGATCCGGCATACCGATGGTTACCCGACCCCGACGTCTTCAATATTTCGACGCGATCGGGTCAGGGTGCGAATCAGACGCGAGCGCTGGGCCGCCTGGCCTTCTTCCATAATTTTGAAAAGATCCGCAACACCCTGATCAAAGAGAAGGAGATGCTTGAATCTCTTTCCAATGATCCGAAGTACTTTCGTTTGATGGATGTGCAGGAGCAGTCGCAGCCCGAAGTGATGCGCGTCGTCATCCGCCCTGAAGCCGGGCGCAATCGATACTATATCGACGAGCAGATCCCCCGGCACCATGATGTGCTGAAGCTGACAATGGACGAGCAGATGCGCTCGATTCTCTGTCCGCATCTGCCGCCCGAAGAGGTTCATCTGGGAATATTCCCGCGCGATGAGCAGGGCAGCTACTTTGAGATCAGCCCGGAACGCGCACCGAAAGAGATGGTGTTTGAGCTGCGTCATGCGCCGCGAGCCGGACAGATCTCGATCTTCATAACGGGCTCGGTCGTCGGCGGAACCGGTAACGGCATGATCCTCGATATGGCGGCTCTGATTCGCGATATCTTTAAAGATACCTGGCCGCAGCCGAAGATATACGGCGTCATCGTTCTGCCGTCGGCCTTCAAGCGTGTGGTGTATAACCGCAACGCTCGCGCCAACGCCTATGCCGCACTTAAAGAATTCGATTATTTTATGAGCGGTAACCCGTTTCAGGCCATTTATCCGGGCGGTCATACGATCCGCTTCGAGGATCGCATTTTCAACGACGGAATGCTCTACCTGCTCGACGTCGAGAACCTGTCGGGTAACGTTCTTCAAGATCGGGATCAGGTGCAGGAGCTGACCGGACAGTTCATCTATACGTTCGTCGCTTCGACGGCCGGCGGCGCCATCGAAGAGCGCATGGTGAACGACTCGACGCGCACGAACATCTATTATCCTCTTGAGGGGGCGGAGCCGAAGCGTCGCGCCTCGTATAACTCGTTTGGCATCTCGCGGGTGATGTATCCGGCGCCGCAGATGCGCGATATCGGCTTCAGACTGGTATCGATGAAGGTGATTCGATCGTTCTATTCACCCGTAAACGTAGAACTTCTTAAAGAAACGTTCGGCGACCTGTCGCGTGGCCTTGTGCGCGCCCTGCGCTTGAACGCAAAGCTGATCTTTCAGCGCATGTACCCCGATTACCGCATGGACTGGCAGGCTGAGTTCAACCCTTACCGGGATCGACTGGCCCGTGCGTTACAGAAGAAAGATGCAAACGAGGTCTATTCGATCCTCGAACTTTTGAATCGCGACTATGGCCGCGGCGAGATGGAGAATCACAAATCGCGCATGCTGCGTCGCATGGAAAGCCGGTGGAAGCTGGAGCTGGAAAAGGCCGAGCAGGTGATGCGCGACATGGTGGCCACGGTGACGAAAGATCCGAAGCGCGGCTTTCTCTTCTGTCAGGAGCTTACAAAGCAGATCTTCCAGCGCCTTGAAAGCTATCAGGCGCACTATTATAAGTGTCGTGTCGGATTGCAGTTCTACGCCGATTCCGAGATCTCAAAGCTGCTGGGCGAGCTCGAACAGAAGACGGACGCTCAGAAGGCTGAGGCCGTTTATCAGATGATCCGTACGAATCATCTGCAGCTGATGCATGAGACGATGCTTCAGGCCTCTGAAGAGTTTATTCGCGATATGAAGTCCGTGCTTTACAGGCTTCGTAATGAGCTTCTCAATCCGCTTGATGAAAAGCTGCGTCTGCTTTCGCGCCGCTTTGAAGAAGAGGTGCAGTCGCTTCATTTTGAGCTTCTTCAGAAGATCAATCCGCTCTTTTTCTATCTCGTAAACAAAGACGAGATCAAGAACTTTGTGAATCGCTATTTCGCCGCACGCATCTCTGTGGACGATCTGTGCAACGAGGTCGATTTTCTCGCCATGGACCGCGGCGACGATACGTTTCAGATCGTGCAGACCTGGCTCATCGGCAAAAAAGGCATCGCCGTTCTCGAACTTTCAGAGGATGAGCTGAATGCAATGATTCAGTCCGAGGCCGGCGCCGACATTCTCGACAAAAAGCCCGACGAAGCCCGCGACATTCTGTATAACGCTGAGAAGGCCTCGCTTCAGATTGATGAGGCGACGATGACTGAGATCGAGATCGAAACCCTTCGCCTCGGGCTCTATAAAATCATTCGCAAACGCTTCGAGGGCTTCAACTTCGAATCGATCTCGATTGAAAAGGTACTCTCGGATCGCAAGATCCCCTTAAAGAATCTGCTCGAAAAACTCGACGGCTTCTCACGACCCTATATCACCGTCGATGCCTCGGGCCTGAAAGCGATGGAATACTACCGTACGATCTCGCGCTTTGCCATCAACGTGTTCGAAGAGGGCGATACGATTCCCGAGAAAAGCAAGAACGATCTACCTTCGCGCATGGACCACTATCTGAAAAGACAGCAGGCGGAGCTGGATATTTCAGTAGAATGCTTCGAGCTGCCTAACCTGTGCAAGCCTTACGAGATCATGAGCGTCGGCATCGGTCTTGGGCTGCCGCTCTACCGCATGCCTTCGCTCAAGGATTCCGAGGCCGATTATCATGCCGTTATCGCCGAGCGCGCCCATCCGCTGCATATTTTCAACGATGCCGAGTTCGACGCGAAGTATTTTCCCGATCCCTTTCGCTGGAAGAACTATATCAATCCGGCACAGCTCTGGAAAGGACTCGTACACTACGAGCTTGTCGTGAAGAATGCGGCCGGAGCCTATGAGTATGACGCCACGCTGCACGACGACCTGCGGCGCATTACGTCGGGTTCACAGTATCGCAAATCGGTAGAAGGCGCCTTCTCGCAGATCGAGCAATCGGGCGGTGTGAAGAGCATGGATGCGGCGACCTTTGCAAAGGCGCTGGCGTCCCTCGGCTATTTGAAGAAGAACTCGTCGGGCCAGATCGGATTCCGCAAGGACTATGATCGCGTGATTCGTGATATCCTTGATGGCGATGGCACTGGCGATCGGGCGACGGCTGCCGGCCTGAGCAAAGAAGCCTATATCGAGAAGCATATTCCGTCTCCCGTTTTTGCAAGCATCGCCGAACTCGTCAAGTGGACGCTACAGCAGACGTCGGTTCAAAAATTCCTCATGCACAATATGGAGCGGATTCAGCGCGAAACGGCGGGTAACGAGATCACGGGCGCCGCCATCAACGTGCCCGATGCGCGTCTGGCCGAGGTAAAGCTGCCCGTTTATCGCGACGAGATCGACTTCTACGATTACTTTCAGGCCGAAGGATCGCTCGAATGGCAGAACTATCTTAAAGGAAAGATCGTCGAACGTATCGACGCCATCGTGCGTCGCTACCGGAAGGCCGAAGATCCGACGCTGCCGGACCGCGCGAAGATCGATCAGTATTTAGTCGAAAACGCCGAACGCATTCCCTTCGTCGCCGCCTGGGAGGTGCGCGTCAATCACCGTGTGATCCGCTAA